The Shewanella mangrovisoli genome has a window encoding:
- the recN gene encoding DNA repair protein RecN → MLCQLSINNFAIVRFLELDFRPGMTSITGETGAGKSIAIDALGLCLGNRADASSVRPGASKTEVSARFSLEDVPLAKRWLEDNDLELDDECILRRTIGSDGRSRAYINGNPVPLTQLKLLGQLLVGIHGQHAHHAMLKSEHQLTLLDSYANHRLLIDTVAASYQRCKQIEAELKQLEASQQERIARKQLVQYQVEELDEFDLKVGEFEEIEQEHKRLANGTELVDSCQASLFLLTDGEESNIESLLNKAVGLAENLQSYDPALTNVSTMLNEALIQVQESAGELQHYLSKLELDPAHFAYLEERLSKAMQLARKHHVNPDKLAEHHLALRAELTTLDDDENKLEDIQRQLEASKVAYLANAQKLSQSRARYAKELDKLVTQSIHELNMPKGKFTIEVNFNPEIMSMNGSDNIEFMVTTNPGQPLQPISRVASGGELSRIGLGIQVITAKKVATPTLIFDEVDVGISGPTAAVVGRMLRSLGESTQVLCVTHLPQVAGNGHQHMFVNKFNKAGSTETTMTPLDKEQRIQELARLLGGDTITTNTLANARELLQ, encoded by the coding sequence ATGCTTTGCCAACTCAGCATCAACAATTTCGCTATCGTACGTTTCCTTGAACTGGACTTTCGCCCCGGTATGACCAGCATTACCGGTGAGACTGGCGCGGGGAAATCCATTGCCATCGACGCGCTAGGTTTGTGCCTAGGCAACCGTGCCGATGCCAGCAGTGTTCGCCCTGGCGCGAGCAAAACCGAAGTCAGTGCCCGATTTTCACTCGAGGATGTGCCTCTGGCAAAACGCTGGCTCGAAGATAACGATCTCGAACTCGATGATGAGTGTATTCTGCGTCGAACCATTGGCAGTGATGGCCGCTCACGCGCCTATATCAATGGCAATCCTGTGCCGTTAACTCAACTGAAATTACTGGGACAATTGCTTGTGGGGATTCATGGCCAGCACGCCCACCATGCAATGTTAAAGAGTGAACACCAGCTCACCTTACTCGATAGCTACGCCAATCACAGACTACTGATAGACACAGTAGCGGCAAGCTATCAGCGCTGTAAACAAATTGAAGCCGAACTCAAACAATTAGAAGCCTCACAGCAGGAACGTATCGCCCGTAAACAACTGGTGCAATATCAAGTTGAAGAGTTAGATGAGTTTGATCTCAAGGTCGGTGAATTTGAAGAGATTGAACAGGAACACAAACGTCTCGCAAACGGCACCGAATTGGTCGATAGCTGCCAAGCCAGCCTGTTTTTGCTCACGGATGGTGAAGAGAGCAATATCGAGTCACTACTGAATAAAGCCGTTGGCCTTGCAGAGAATTTGCAAAGCTATGATCCCGCATTAACCAATGTCAGCACTATGCTGAACGAAGCGCTAATTCAAGTGCAAGAGAGCGCAGGCGAATTGCAGCACTACCTAAGTAAACTTGAACTCGACCCCGCGCATTTTGCCTATTTAGAGGAAAGGCTCTCTAAAGCCATGCAACTGGCCCGTAAGCACCATGTTAACCCAGACAAATTAGCCGAGCATCATCTCGCCCTCAGGGCCGAACTCACCACACTCGATGATGATGAAAATAAGCTAGAAGATATCCAACGCCAACTGGAGGCCAGTAAAGTGGCCTACCTCGCTAACGCGCAAAAGCTGAGTCAGAGCCGCGCCCGTTATGCGAAAGAGTTGGATAAGTTGGTGACTCAATCCATCCACGAACTCAATATGCCTAAGGGTAAGTTCACCATTGAAGTGAATTTCAACCCAGAAATCATGTCGATGAATGGCAGCGATAATATAGAGTTTATGGTCACCACCAACCCTGGCCAGCCATTACAACCTATATCTAGGGTTGCCTCAGGCGGCGAATTGTCACGTATTGGCTTAGGTATTCAAGTCATTACCGCGAAAAAGGTTGCCACACCAACACTCATTTTCGATGAGGTGGATGTTGGGATCTCGGGCCCCACTGCAGCCGTGGTTGGACGTATGCTGCGTAGCCTTGGCGAATCGACCCAAGTACTGTGTGTAACCCACTTGCCGCAAGTTGCAGGTAATGGTCATCAACATATGTTTGTGAATAAATTCAACAAGGCAGGAAGTACTGAAACCACTATGACGCCTTTAGATAAGGAACAACGTATCCAAGAGCTCGCCAGATTACTCGGTGGCGATACGATTACCACCAACACCTTAGCCAATGCACGGGAGTTATTACAGTAG
- a CDS encoding universal stress protein, with translation MPFQHILAAVDESVPPNAVLKKSVVLARKCHASLTILKVKRTHNFNLNLLFHRDKSKLMPDDRRKPILAYPDKQYPIRIKECLSHSIHNAIVNECSQLDYDLIIVSHKFYPPFFSEFLIADEWQLLRLPNIPVMFVDLEDWHENGHVLTALELDNENTSHLEFNETLIEESKRIATLLSNDLHLINSYLPDPFYMSFNHQQQEQLCERDKYKARLTTVARQHNLSTRNLHIEEGLPEDTIANEARRLNVNMLVMGSAERKGMLSAFKGNAARNIINKLRTDLFIVKPRHPH, from the coding sequence ATGCCTTTCCAGCATATTCTCGCGGCGGTGGATGAATCAGTTCCCCCCAACGCGGTTCTAAAAAAGTCCGTCGTATTGGCCAGGAAATGCCACGCATCGTTAACTATCCTAAAAGTGAAACGAACCCACAATTTTAATCTTAATCTGTTATTTCATAGAGATAAGTCAAAGTTAATGCCTGATGACAGGCGAAAGCCTATCTTGGCCTATCCCGACAAACAATATCCAATCCGTATAAAGGAATGCCTTTCCCATTCAATTCATAATGCTATCGTCAATGAATGTAGCCAGTTAGATTACGACCTCATCATCGTCAGTCATAAATTCTATCCACCTTTCTTCAGTGAATTTTTAATTGCAGATGAATGGCAATTACTGAGATTGCCTAATATTCCGGTGATGTTTGTCGATCTTGAAGATTGGCACGAAAATGGTCACGTACTCACCGCCCTTGAACTAGACAATGAAAATACCAGTCACCTTGAGTTTAATGAAACGCTGATAGAAGAAAGTAAACGGATTGCAACCTTGCTATCTAATGATCTGCACTTAATTAACAGTTACTTGCCCGATCCCTTCTATATGAGCTTTAATCATCAGCAACAAGAGCAACTCTGTGAACGGGACAAATATAAGGCAAGACTCACAACGGTGGCACGGCAGCATAATCTCAGCACTCGCAACTTACACATTGAAGAAGGCTTGCCCGAAGATACGATTGCCAATGAGGCCCGCAGGCTCAACGTCAATATGCTGGTGATGGGCAGCGCCGAACGCAAAGGCATGTTGAGTGCATTTAAAGGTAATGCGGCGCGAAATATCATTAACAAGCTGCGCACCGATCTCTTTATTGTCAAACCGAGGCATCCGCATTAA